A stretch of the Corylus avellana chromosome ca6, CavTom2PMs-1.0 genome encodes the following:
- the LOC132184302 gene encoding protein MICROTUBULE BINDING PROTEIN 2C produces the protein MYEAQRFVDSQENANFGDPKSWLSGEDHNSSPTHRLTQSSLANSTATAPAGPSGSLDRVLFQDLVEIVPLVQSLIDRKPSSSFTRRGSMIYTKTPSRESLSKKVTESKGRTAAQSIPTKKRRENTSNNPDADNFSVFSSRALAAEKDREELVMLKEQVEDLRMKLSEKDELLKSAEISKNQVNAAVQAKLDELRHQASQKDSLIKSTQLQLSDAKIKLADKQATLEKIQWETMTSNRKVDKLQQELDRMQGEISSFMLLFEGLTKSDSAVYADDYDLTAKYLDHLPCNDDLDEMEMQRMDEARKAYIAAVATAKERQDEESITAAARARLHLQSFVLKA, from the exons ATGTATGAGGCGCAGCGTTTCGTGGATTCGCAAGAGAATGCGAATTTCGGGGACCCAAAATCGTGGCTTTCGGGGGAGGATCACAACTCGTCTCCGACTCACCGGCTAACTCAGTCCTCACTCGCCAACTCAACCGCTACCGCCCCAGCGGGTCCAAGTGGCAGCTTGGATCGGGTCCTTTTCCAAGACCTTGTAGAGATAGTCCCTCTCGTTCAGTCTCTCATC GATCGGAAGCCGAGCAGTTCGTTTACGCGGCGGGGTTCGATGATCTACACAAAGACGCCTTCAAGAGAATCGTTATCGAAAAAA GTGACTGAATCAAAAGGACGGACTGCAGCTCAATCCATTCCCAccaaaaagagaagagagaacaCTAGCAACAACCCAGATGCTGACAACTTTTCAGTTTTTTCGTCGAGGGCTTTGGCAGCAGAAAAGGACAGAGAAGAGTTGGTCATGTTAAAGGAACAAGTGGAGGATCTGCGAATGAAATTATCGGAGAAAGATGAACTTTTGAAATCTGCGGAGATCTCAAAGAATCAGGTGAATGCTGCTGTTCAAGCTAAACTTGATGAACTGAGACACCAAGCTTCACAAAAGGACTCTTTAATAAAGTCTACGCAGCTGCAACTTTCTGATGCAAAG ATTAAGCTTGCGGACAAGCAAGCTACGCTTGAAAAGATACAGTGGGAAACAATGACATCCAACAGGAAAGTGGACAAACTCCAGCAAGAGTTGGACCGCATGCAAGGAGAAATTTCATCATTTATGCTGTTGTTTGAAGGCTTGACAAAGAGTGATTCCGCTGTATATGCTGATGATTATGACCTAACAGCAAAATATTTGGATCATCTGCCTTGTAAT GATGATTTGGATGAGATGGAGATGCAAAGAATGGATGAAGCAAGAAAAGCTTATATTGCTGCAGTTGCAACTGCAAAAGAAAGGCAAGATGAAGAATCTATTACTGCTGCAGCCCGAGCAAGGTTACATCTTCAATCATTTGTTCTGAAAGCCTAA
- the LOC132185964 gene encoding protein BREAKING OF ASYMMETRY IN THE STOMATAL LINEAGE-like, protein MTRHRRRNNKERDIVIPVENEPADDSRWQHFSNEDYIVFCFRENGAFDVVKETSRPVNRKLNYGAEAKTGVKRYGNEEKLNRNGCDGHVMVSNQKDEEESIYFDAEGPTNGMRRRYHIAHEVEDRLASVGSSESNQSDGSNGSFAFPVLGWEWMGSPMEMPKSDGRQLRKHKARCVGFQCFGI, encoded by the exons ATGACACGCCACAGAAGGCGCAATAAcaaagagagagatattgttatTCCGGTTGAAAATGAGCCGGCTGATGACTCCCGGTGGCAACATTTCTCCAATGAAGACTACATTGTTTTCTGCTTTAGAGAGAATGGAGCATTCGACGTTGTCAAGGAAACTTCCAGACCTGTAAACCGAAAG CTCAATTATGGGGCGGAAGCCAAAACAGGAGTAAAAAGGTATGGCAATGAAGAAAAGTTGAATAGAAATGGATGTGATGGGCATGTTATGGTCTCTAATCAAAAg GATGAGGAAGAAAGCATATACTTTGATGCTGAAGGGCCTACAAACGGCATGAGAAGGAGATATCATATTGCTCATGAGGTTGAAGACCGCCTGGCGTCAGTAGGATCAAGTGAATCTAATCAATCCGATGGCAGCAATGGATCTTTTGCCTTTCCAGT GTTGGGGTGGGAATGGATGGGAAGCCCTATGGAAATGCCAAAATCAGATGGCCGGCAATTAAGGAAGCACAAGGCCCGTTGTGTGGGATTTCAGTGTTTTGGAATTTGA
- the LOC132185219 gene encoding uncharacterized protein LOC132185219: MGLHCGAAIERISCSRHDFTDQQFHTFNGTQGHTVAEAWISDIQLLHDTLKCTNEKKLTYTVLRLTGEALKWWKSQGTMTVEQYSIKFTELARFGINLIPDEVSKTECFENGLNSRIKERVVYHEIKNYARLVNIASLAERAIRETSATYEHRKRSMPQASYPSKRFVIGTSSKPADHKIFPPPVGNQKAACPECGRIHFGDCKSESTSCFRCGQRGHFKKDCPMNTTGGAGAQRNDFQQRRPAQARVYTLTPVDDDENDEANNDIVIGTISLFGTLACTLFDCRATHSFISAVYAKICHISTRPLGQDWSVQTPGGEMINELLSSLRDEYKHSHVELK; encoded by the exons ATGGGACTTCATTGTGGTGCAGCAATCGAGCGTATCAGTTGCTCAAGGCATGACTTTACTGATCAGCAGTTTCATACTTTCAATGGGACTCAAGGACATACAGTAGCTGAAGCTTGGATTTCAGATATCCAACTGCTGCACGACACACTCAAGTGTACAAATGAGAAAAAGTTGACATACACCGTATTAAGGCTAACTGGTGAAGCCCTTAAGTGGTGGAAGTCCCAG GGTACTATGACAGTGGAACAATACTCAATTAAATTCACTGAGTTAGCCAGGTTTGGTATTAATCTTATTCCTGACGAAGTATCAAAGACGGAATGTTTTGAAAATGGCCTTAACTCTCGCATCAAGGAAAGAGTTGTCTACCATGAGATTAAAAACTATGCTCGATTAGTAAACATAGCATCCCTTGCTGAGAGGGCAATTCGTGAGACATCTGCAACTTACGAACATAGGAAACGGTCAATGCCTCAGGCATCCTATCCCTCCAAACGATTTGTCATAGGGACTAGCTCCAAACCGGCGGACCACAAGATTTTTCCTCCTCCAGTAGGAAATCAGAAGGCTGCTTGTCCCGAATGTGGAAGAATACATTTTGGAGATTGCAAGAGCGAAAGTACCAGTTGTTTCCGATGTGGTCAAAGGGGCCATTTTAAGAAGGATTGTCCAATGAATACTACGGGAGGAGCTGGAGCACAAAGGAATGACTTCCAACAAAGAAGGCCTGCTCAAGCGAGAGTATATACGTTGACCCCCGTAGATGACGATGAGAATGATGAAGCAAACAATGATATAGTGATAGGTACCATTTCTTTATTTGGTACTCTTGCGTGTACTCTCTTTGATTGTAGAGCTACACATTCATTCATTTCTGCAGTATACGCTAAGATTTGTCATATTAGTACACGACCATTAGGGCAAGATTGGTCGGTACAAACACCAGGAGGAGAAATGATAAATGAATTACTATCATCATTGAGGGATGAGTATAAGCATAGTCATGTAGAATTAAAATAA